The proteins below are encoded in one region of Myxococcales bacterium:
- a CDS encoding DUF423 domain-containing protein — translation MLTVRWWGILVAFFGFTSVALGAFGAHALRSKLALLEEGSKRLEWWHTGVEYQMFHTLALFGLLLLYKQETQLLLQLSALAFILGILLFSGSLYTMTITGLRYLGAVTPLGGLAFLIGWALLTAAFFRS, via the coding sequence ATGCTAACCGTGCGATGGTGGGGAATCTTGGTGGCATTTTTCGGCTTTACAAGCGTCGCGCTTGGCGCGTTTGGCGCCCATGCTTTACGTTCAAAACTCGCTCTTTTGGAGGAAGGAAGTAAACGCCTCGAGTGGTGGCATACGGGTGTCGAGTACCAGATGTTCCATACGCTAGCGCTCTTTGGCCTGCTGCTTTTGTATAAACAAGAAACGCAGCTTTTGCTTCAATTAAGCGCTCTTGCTTTTATACTCGGCATCCTGCTTTTTTCCGGAAGCCTCTACACCATGACCATCACTGGCCTACGCTATCTAGGAGCGGTAACACCTCTGGGTGGTCTCGCCTTCCTCATCGGATGGGCCTTACTTACGGCAGCCTTCTTCCGCTCGTAG
- a CDS encoding SPOR domain-containing protein, with protein sequence MDSEFRDLNHIQEQEDDTAMRRLSLIAMGAFAVVAVIFATGVVVVKGVDRKPDPGYDPLAELLAHGKLAGTSKESQDSSDRDSKNEHIDPQSLVFPETLRDSSSHAEVEAALAAAAAEAEHPDPIDPTTLNDQVPVQQPSAINADVASGKVLGEANHPVAAPSPAVRRTEKPTDNIAKIKVSAPVKKQKTGKGPYALQIISYTESAQAHEYADLLKQRGHDNVVVLNSTLPGKGSYWRVRVGPFSSREEAESYQKSFEAKEELKTLVVKSID encoded by the coding sequence ATGGACAGTGAATTTCGCGATCTCAACCACATTCAGGAACAAGAAGATGACACGGCCATGCGCCGTCTTTCACTCATCGCAATGGGGGCTTTTGCGGTTGTTGCAGTGATTTTTGCAACGGGTGTCGTCGTCGTTAAAGGTGTCGACCGCAAACCCGACCCTGGCTACGATCCTCTCGCCGAACTTCTCGCGCACGGAAAGCTCGCTGGAACATCCAAAGAGAGCCAAGACAGTAGCGATCGTGATTCAAAAAATGAACACATCGATCCACAAAGCTTAGTTTTTCCGGAAACACTGCGTGACTCCAGTAGCCATGCAGAAGTCGAAGCCGCCCTTGCAGCTGCAGCTGCCGAAGCCGAGCATCCTGATCCCATTGACCCCACCACCTTGAACGATCAGGTTCCAGTGCAGCAGCCAAGCGCCATAAACGCCGATGTAGCTTCCGGAAAAGTACTCGGCGAAGCCAACCATCCGGTTGCAGCACCGAGCCCCGCAGTACGCCGTACCGAAAAGCCAACTGACAACATCGCGAAGATCAAAGTCTCAGCACCCGTAAAAAAGCAGAAAACAGGCAAAGGCCCCTATGCTCTACAAATCATCTCCTATACCGAGTCTGCGCAGGCTCACGAATACGCCGATTTGCTCAAACAGCGTGGTCATGACAACGTTGTGGTGCTCAACTCCACGCTGCCAGGCAAAGGCAGCTACTGGCGCGTTCGTGTTGGCCCCTTTTCTTCTCGAGAGGAAGCCGAAAGCTATCAGAAAAGCTTTGAGGCTAAAGAAGAGCTTAAAACGCTTGTTGTAAAAAGCATCGATTGA
- a CDS encoding peptidylprolyl isomerase → MKRAVIELDSGDKIEIELFDKEAPKTVANFEKLASEKYYDGLSFHRVISGFMSQGGCPDGTGSGGPGYTIPCETGPSNPHKHEAGSLSMAHRGPNTGGSQFFICHAPQPHLNGVHTVFGKVTSGLSAVTSMKGGEKMTTVRIETA, encoded by the coding sequence ATGAAACGTGCGGTGATTGAGCTTGATAGTGGGGATAAAATCGAAATTGAGTTGTTTGACAAAGAGGCACCTAAAACCGTGGCCAACTTTGAAAAACTTGCCTCTGAAAAATATTACGACGGCCTAAGTTTCCACCGTGTGATTTCGGGTTTCATGTCACAAGGCGGCTGTCCCGATGGCACAGGCTCGGGTGGCCCTGGCTACACCATTCCTTGTGAGACCGGTCCCAGCAATCCACACAAGCATGAAGCAGGCTCGCTTTCCATGGCGCACCGCGGCCCGAACACCGGCGGAAGCCAGTTCTTTATTTGCCATGCTCCACAGCCGCATCTCAATGGCGTTCACACGGTCTTTGGCAAAGTCACGAGCGGCCTTTCCGCAGTAACAAGCATGAAGGGTGGAGAAAAAATGACCACCGTGCGCATTGAAACAGCTTGA
- a CDS encoding PilT/PilU family type 4a pilus ATPase: MDEATFHAILKAGAQHKASDILLKVGQPPAFRVAGDIHYLQSDALVPEQTRILAELVLRRTTFDGNYDALHQFDTAYSIEGLGRYRVNVFRQKGSLALAMRSIALKIPVFEDLGLPPVIQRLAELERGMILVCGAAGNGKSSTLAAMVGHLNRSRRMHIVTVEDPLEFLHQDALSCVSQREIGIDTSDFGTALRGALRQDPDVILVGEIRDEETMDIGLKAAETGHLLLSTLHTPDVARTVGRVLSLSSGQDSQETRERFADNLKGIIAQRLLPRADGQGLILACEILVMTGTARETIRNPSNNPPLKDVMERGTHPYGMQTFEMHLKELVKAGKITVETARAAMS, encoded by the coding sequence ATGGATGAAGCGACTTTCCACGCGATTCTAAAAGCCGGCGCGCAACACAAAGCAAGCGATATATTGCTCAAAGTGGGTCAGCCTCCAGCTTTTCGTGTGGCAGGGGATATTCACTATTTGCAAAGCGATGCTTTGGTGCCTGAGCAAACTCGCATCTTAGCCGAGCTTGTGCTTAGGCGAACCACCTTTGATGGCAACTACGATGCGCTGCACCAGTTTGATACCGCCTATTCGATTGAAGGCTTGGGTCGCTATCGCGTCAACGTGTTTCGGCAAAAAGGTTCGCTGGCTTTGGCCATGCGCTCGATTGCTCTGAAGATACCGGTCTTCGAAGACCTCGGTTTGCCACCGGTGATCCAGCGTCTTGCAGAACTCGAACGCGGGATGATCTTGGTCTGCGGCGCTGCAGGTAACGGGAAATCCTCTACCCTAGCCGCCATGGTTGGGCATCTGAACCGCAGCAGACGCATGCACATCGTCACCGTCGAAGACCCACTTGAGTTTTTGCACCAAGATGCGCTGAGTTGTGTCTCGCAACGCGAAATCGGCATCGACACCAGCGATTTTGGCACGGCTTTGCGCGGCGCACTGCGCCAAGATCCCGACGTGATCCTTGTCGGTGAAATTCGTGACGAAGAGACCATGGACATTGGCCTCAAAGCCGCTGAAACCGGTCACTTACTGCTCTCAACCTTGCACACACCGGACGTTGCTCGCACCGTGGGACGTGTTCTGTCGCTTTCCAGTGGCCAGGACTCTCAAGAAACGCGCGAACGTTTTGCCGACAATCTCAAAGGTATTATCGCACAACGTCTATTGCCGCGCGCCGACGGACAAGGCTTGATTCTCGCCTGCGAGATATTGGTCATGACTGGCACCGCCCGGGAAACCATTCGCAACCCTTCCAACAACCCGCCTCTCAAAGACGTCATGGAGCGCGGCACCCATCCTTACGGCATGCAAACCTTTGAAATGCACCTCAAAGAACTGGTCAAAGCCGGCAAAATCACCGTCGAGACCGCCCGCGCTGCAATGTCTTAG
- a CDS encoding RNA-binding protein yields the protein MSNKLFVGSLSFNTDDHVLREAFEKFGEVTEAQVITDRETGRSRGFGFVTFADASASRSAMEQMNGAELDGRTLNVNEAQERQSGGGGGARGGRGGGGGGRRW from the coding sequence ATGTCGAATAAGTTATTTGTAGGTAGCCTGAGTTTTAACACTGATGATCATGTCCTTCGTGAGGCCTTCGAAAAGTTCGGAGAAGTCACTGAAGCACAGGTGATCACTGATCGCGAAACAGGCCGAAGCCGTGGCTTTGGTTTTGTGACTTTTGCGGATGCAAGCGCGAGTCGCAGTGCCATGGAGCAGATGAACGGCGCAGAACTAGACGGTCGCACCTTGAACGTCAACGAAGCGCAAGAACGCCAGTCTGGTGGCGGCGGCGGCGCACGCGGTGGACGTGGCGGCGGCGGCGGCGGTCGGCGTTGGTAG